One region of Danio rerio strain Tuebingen ecotype United States chromosome 5, GRCz12tu, whole genome shotgun sequence genomic DNA includes:
- the rpl12 gene encoding large ribosomal subunit protein uL11 has translation MPPKFDPNEIKVVFMRCTGGEVGATSSLAPKIGPLGLSPKKVGDDIAKATGDWKGLRITVKLTIQNRQAAIEVVPSASALIIKALKEPPRDRKKVKNIKHSGSVAFDEIVNIARVMRHRSIARELSGTIKEILGTAQSVGCTIDGRLPHDVIDDINSGAVECPTE, from the exons ATGCCTCCTAAATTCGACCCCAACGAGATTAAAGTTG tgttCATGAGATGCACTGGTGGAGAGGTCGGTGCCACTTCCTCGCTGGCCCCCAAAATTGGACCTTTGGGTCTT TCCCCTAAAAAGGTGGGTGATGACATCGCAAAGGCCACCGGTGACTGGAAGGGCCTGAGAATCACTGTGAAGCTGACCATCCAGAACAGACAAGCAGCG ATTGAGGTAGTGCCATCAGCCTCTGCCCTCATTATCAAGGCTCTGAAGGAACCTCCCCGTGACAGGAAGAAGGTCAAGAACA TCAAGCACTCTGGAAGTGTTGCTTTTGATGAGATCGTCAACATTGCCCGCGTCATGAGGCACAGATCAATTGCCAGGGAACTTTCAG GTACCATTAAGGAGATTCTTGGCACAGCTCAGTCTGTGGGCTGCACCATTGATGGTCGCCTTCCCCATGATGTCATTGATGACATCAACAGCGGTGCAGTTGAGTGCCCAACT GAGTAA
- the rpl12 gene encoding large ribosomal subunit protein uL11 isoform X1, with protein MVFMRCTGGEVGATSSLAPKIGPLGLSPKKVGDDIAKATGDWKGLRITVKLTIQNRQAAIEVVPSASALIIKALKEPPRDRKKVKNIKHSGSVAFDEIVNIARVMRHRSIARELSGTIKEILGTAQSVGCTIDGRLPHDVIDDINSGAVECPTE; from the exons ATGG tgttCATGAGATGCACTGGTGGAGAGGTCGGTGCCACTTCCTCGCTGGCCCCCAAAATTGGACCTTTGGGTCTT TCCCCTAAAAAGGTGGGTGATGACATCGCAAAGGCCACCGGTGACTGGAAGGGCCTGAGAATCACTGTGAAGCTGACCATCCAGAACAGACAAGCAGCG ATTGAGGTAGTGCCATCAGCCTCTGCCCTCATTATCAAGGCTCTGAAGGAACCTCCCCGTGACAGGAAGAAGGTCAAGAACA TCAAGCACTCTGGAAGTGTTGCTTTTGATGAGATCGTCAACATTGCCCGCGTCATGAGGCACAGATCAATTGCCAGGGAACTTTCAG GTACCATTAAGGAGATTCTTGGCACAGCTCAGTCTGTGGGCTGCACCATTGATGGTCGCCTTCCCCATGATGTCATTGATGACATCAACAGCGGTGCAGTTGAGTGCCCAACT GAGTAA
- the pole3 gene encoding DNA polymerase epsilon subunit 3, with translation MAERPEDLNLPNAVITRIIKEALPEGVNVSKEARRAISQAASVFVLYATSCANSFAMKAKRKTLNAGDVMSAMEEMEFERFLQPLREALEAYKKGQKGKKEASEQKRKDKEKKNGTDENDKSRDEEEDEHMDDEQDGENEAEEEDVEN, from the exons ATGGCTGAAAGACCCGAGGACCTCAATCTCCCCAATGCTGTCATCACAAGGATTATAAAGGAGGCA CTACCAGAAGGAGTAAATGTGTCCAAGGAGGCAAGACGGGCGATATCTCAAGCAGCAAGTGTTTTCGTACTCTACGCCACATCTTG TGCAAACAGTTTTGCTATGAAAGCCAAGAGGAAGACACTTAACGCTGGAGATGTGATGTCCGCTATGGAGGAGATGGAGTTCGAGCGTTTCTTGCAGCCACTGCGGGAGGCACTTGAAG cTTATAAGAAAGGTCAGAAAGGCAAGAAGGAGGCATCGGAGCAAAAACGCAAGGACAAGGAGAAGAAGAATGGCACAGATGAGAATGACAAGAGTAGGGATGAAGAGGAAGATGAGCACATGGATGATGAACAGGATGGGGAAAATGAAGCCGAGGAAGAGGATGTGGAGAACTGA
- the pole3 gene encoding DNA polymerase epsilon subunit 3 isoform X1 yields MKAKRKTLNAGDVMSAMEEMEFERFLQPLREALEAYKKGQKGKKEASEQKRKDKEKKNGTDENDKSRDEEEDEHMDDEQDGENEAEEEDVEN; encoded by the exons ATGAAAGCCAAGAGGAAGACACTTAACGCTGGAGATGTGATGTCCGCTATGGAGGAGATGGAGTTCGAGCGTTTCTTGCAGCCACTGCGGGAGGCACTTGAAG cTTATAAGAAAGGTCAGAAAGGCAAGAAGGAGGCATCGGAGCAAAAACGCAAGGACAAGGAGAAGAAGAATGGCACAGATGAGAATGACAAGAGTAGGGATGAAGAGGAAGATGAGCACATGGATGATGAACAGGATGGGGAAAATGAAGCCGAGGAAGAGGATGTGGAGAACTGA